One region of Coregonus clupeaformis isolate EN_2021a chromosome 31, ASM2061545v1, whole genome shotgun sequence genomic DNA includes:
- the LOC121547204 gene encoding proline-rich protein 35-like, translating to MSKEDHTCKHKERKPKKPHYIPRPWGKPYNYKCFQCPFTCMEKSHLYNHMKYSLCKNSLSLLIESDWPYKKGNLLHLDQLRPLQQAHCLRTTAGKEEPELATGNEGRPRQQRAMEEEGEERESPGGEEEEEESGQGAEVTGMTRESSNRDSEGTAKRTSKRPEPELLIADMFSLEDQLLRAHSVEAQLKHYKLSKTLLTAPGLLSEQWRLLATSHTMAEGAQPRVSGSIPCYPPPPGLVDYQDPTGLNRSVLGVGYPLSPSLFSYMNSMNAIPTAATNVTVPTQAQLSQLPFLASAAQLLHPASGGHHPTDRTLLPPRFYYPFLCEHAFGAASTHSDVSKGLKTSPNGLEPNPSYQPKVNLWKVPALRPGTTTISSPTASPDPSYRTGDKLQAAAKEGKPGWGLKRTGAPLGTQESPVEKRPALGFTLDLLKNIQNTTPISMATEKLLFHSSLKNAQFQSRPVEQCYTNPPMSPVSESPSPPHCRRPSSRDSTIGRGTGEASSKSESAAALLSDLSNALQEYQDAECKISHLEKEDLTAQGHLWEHLNKIRSELSHIHHALERTARQSEGPLDLSVKKEQPGVTEVVVAGDQGLMEASLKDDITTETEEDEAEEEEEEEEEDENERRKEAIKASLESRKQSLDVLIKMSQAGVQVVKPEVLSPGGLGLRPSQAEGLWPGRTTKCEADSSVLLCPDGRPLAVFTDFPPSSNKNSKRPPSVQRLREPQCLPSPLTATDS from the exons ATGTCCAAGGAGGACCACACGTGCAAGCACAAGGAGCGCAAGCCCAAGAAGCCCCACTACATCCCACGGCCATGGGGCAAACCCTACAACTATAAGTGCTTCCAGTGCCCCTTCACCTGCATGGAGAAgtcccatctttacaaccacaTGAAGTACAGCCTCTGTAAGAACTCCCTGTCCCTGCTAATTGAGTCCGACTGGCCATACAAGAAGGGTAACCTGCTGCACCTGGACCAGCTCCGGCCCCTCCAGCAGGCCCACTGCCTTCGGACCACGGCTGGGAAAGAGGAGCCTGAGTTGGCTACAGGGAATGAGGGGAGGCCCCGGCAGCAACGGGccatggaggaggaaggagaggaaagggagagcccgggaggagaggaggaggaggaggagagcggaCAGGGGGCTGAAGTCACTGGGATGACCAGAGAGAGCTCCAACAGGGACTCAGAAGGCACAGCCAAGAGAACCAGTAAGCGTCCTGAGCCGGAGCTGCTGATAGCCGATATGTTCTCCCTGGAGGACCAGCTCTTGAGAGCACACTCGGTGGAGGCCCAGCTAAAGCACTACAAGCTGTCCAAGACATTGCTGACTGCCCCTGGGCTGCTGTCAGAGCAGTGGCGCCTGCTGGCCACCAGCCACACCATGGCCGAGGGTGCCCAGCCCCGAGTGAGCGGCTCCATCCCCTGCTACCCTCCTCCACCTGGCCTGGTGGACTACCAGGACCCCACAGGACTCAACCGGTCTGTCCTCGGGGTGGGCTACCCCCTGAGCCCCAGCCTCTTTTCCTATATGAACTCAATGAATGCAATCCCCACTGCTGCCACCAATGTAACCGTACCGACTCAAGCGCAGCTATCCCAGCTCCCCTTCCTGGCGTCGGCCGCTCAGCTCTTGCACCCGGCATCCGGTGGGCACCACCCCACCGACCGGACCCTCCTGCCGCCCCGCTTCTACTACCCATTCCTCTGCGAGCATGCCTTCGGAGCAGCCTCCACTCATAGCGACGTCAGCAAGGGTCTCAAAACCTCTCCGAATGGCCTTGAGCCCAACCCCAGTTACCAGCCCAAAGTCAACTTGTGGAAGGTACCTGCTCTGAGGCCAGGTACCACCACCATCTCCTCCCCTACAGCGTCACCAGACCCTTCCTACAGGACAGGGGACAAGCTCCAGGCTGCAGCCAAGGAGGGGAAACCAGGATGGGGCCTCAAGAGAACAGGGGCCCCCTTGGGGACCCAAGAGTCCCCTGTAGAGAAGAGGCCAGCCCTCGGGTTCACCCTGGACCTCCTCAAGAACATTCAGAACACCACACCCATTTCCATGGCAACAGAAAAGCTCCTCTTCCACAGCAG TTTAAAAAATGCTCAGTTTCAGTCCCGGCCAGTGGAGCAGTGCTACACAAATCCCCCCATGAGCCCAGTCAGTGAGTCTCCCTCTCCTCCGCATTGTAGAAGACCCAGCAGCAGGGACTCTACTATCGGCCGAGGGACGGGGGAGGCATCCTCAAAATCAGAATCAGCTGCTGCCCTCCTCAGCGACCTTTCCAACGCTCTACAGGAGTACCAGGATGCCGAATGCAAGATCTCCCACCTGGAGAAAGAGGACCTCACAGCTCAGGGACACCTATGGGAACACCTGAACAAGATCCGCAGCGAGCTCTCCCACATCCACCATGCACTGGAGAGGACAGCCCGCCAGAGCGAAGGACCCCTGGACCTCTCCGTCAAGAAGGAACAACCCGGGGTGACTGAGGTGGTCGTGGCCGGTGACCAGGGCCTCATGGAAGCCTCACTTAAAGATGACATCACCACGGAGACCGAGGAAGacgaggcagaggaggaggaagaggaggaggaggaagatgagaatgagaggaggaaggaagcGATAAAGGCTTCGTTAGAGAGTCGAAAGCAATCGTTGGACGTGCTGATCAAAATGAGTCAGGCTGGGGTGCAGGTGGTGAAGCCGGAGGTCCTATCCCCAGGGGGGTTGGGGTTAAGGCCAAGCCAGGCTGAGGGTCTCTGGCCAGGCAGGACCACCAAGTGTGAGGCTGACTCCAGCGTGCTGCTTTGCCCCGATGGACGGCCCCTCGCGGTCTTCACTGACTTTCCCCCCTCCTCCAATAAAAACTCCAAGAGGCCCCCATCCGTTCAGCGACTAAGGGAGCCACAATGTCTGCCAAGCCCCCTGACAGCAACAGACTCCTAA